One segment of Candidatus Manganitrophus noduliformans DNA contains the following:
- a CDS encoding sodium:calcium antiporter, whose translation MLDSLTSGVALFSIAAIVIAMAGTFLSRTADELADKTGLGEAMIGTLLLAGATSLPDFAATLSAAVDGRPELAMSNIFGSIAVNLAFLGVGDIIYRKANLEHAAASAANLTQAALSIALLAIPLIAMTAPSVTFGRIHPATPLIVIAYLFGLRLVRRSQRAPMWSPRMTRQTIEDVPATGRGGGGLSALWLKFAGLTAITAASGWVLMEAAKTIADRTALSESVAGGVLTAVSTSSPELVTTIAAIRQGALTLAVSNIIGTNCFNMLVIAAADLGYRGGSIYHDISSLQLLWGLVAIWMTAILLLGMVRRETYGIGKIGFESFLILSVYAATLLIMIAAG comes from the coding sequence ATGCTCGATTCGCTGACATCCGGCGTCGCTCTCTTTTCAATCGCCGCGATCGTCATCGCCATGGCCGGGACATTTCTCTCCCGGACCGCCGATGAGCTTGCCGACAAAACCGGTCTCGGCGAGGCGATGATCGGCACCCTCCTGCTCGCCGGCGCGACCTCTCTTCCCGACTTCGCCGCGACCCTCAGCGCGGCGGTCGACGGACGGCCCGAGCTTGCGATGAGCAATATCTTCGGTAGCATTGCGGTCAACCTGGCCTTCCTCGGCGTCGGAGACATCATCTACAGAAAGGCGAATCTGGAGCATGCAGCCGCCTCGGCGGCAAACCTGACGCAGGCCGCTCTCTCGATCGCGCTGCTGGCCATCCCGCTCATCGCGATGACCGCTCCTTCCGTCACTTTCGGGAGGATTCATCCGGCGACGCCGCTGATCGTCATCGCGTATCTCTTCGGGCTTCGCTTAGTCCGGCGGTCCCAGAGGGCGCCGATGTGGTCTCCCAGAATGACGCGGCAGACCATCGAGGATGTGCCGGCGACGGGGCGAGGCGGGGGTGGATTGTCGGCGCTGTGGCTGAAATTCGCCGGACTGACGGCGATCACCGCCGCCTCGGGGTGGGTCCTGATGGAAGCGGCGAAGACGATCGCCGATCGAACGGCGCTCTCAGAAAGCGTGGCGGGGGGGGTGCTCACCGCCGTTTCCACCTCCTCCCCCGAACTCGTCACGACCATCGCGGCGATCCGCCAAGGGGCGCTCACGTTGGCGGTCAGCAACATCATCGGCACGAACTGCTTCAACATGCTGGTGATCGCCGCCGCCGATCTCGGCTACCGCGGGGGATCGATCTACCACGACATTTCGTCGCTTCAGCTCTTGTGGGGACTGGTTGCGATATGGATGACCGCCATTCTGCTGCTCGGGATGGTTCGCAGGGAGACCTACGGCATCGGCAAGATCGGGTTCGAGAGCTTTCTGATCCTCTCGGTCTACGCGGCGACGCTGCTGATCATGATCGCGGCCGGATGA
- a CDS encoding exopolysaccharide biosynthesis protein has translation MGKDRKLTNLEQLLDRIEKAADDDRVSLDAILDVVGRSSFGPLLLVAGLVTLAPIIGDIPGVPTIVAVFVLLTAGQLLFRREHIWLPRWLLKRSVARNKLCKALGWLRRPARFVDRLLRPRLTIFTQGAGIYAVAIGCIVIAAAMPVMELVPFSANGAGAALTAFGLSLIARDGLLALLAFLFTAATFGLAVYHLF, from the coding sequence ATGGGCAAAGATCGGAAACTCACGAATTTGGAGCAGCTGCTCGATCGGATCGAAAAGGCTGCGGATGATGATCGGGTCTCTCTTGACGCGATTTTGGATGTGGTGGGACGGAGTTCGTTCGGTCCCTTGTTGCTTGTGGCGGGCCTGGTCACCCTTGCACCGATCATCGGCGATATTCCGGGGGTGCCGACGATCGTGGCGGTGTTCGTCTTATTGACCGCGGGACAATTGCTGTTCCGCAGGGAACACATTTGGCTGCCGCGCTGGCTGCTGAAACGGTCCGTGGCGCGGAACAAGCTCTGCAAAGCGCTCGGGTGGCTGCGGCGCCCGGCGCGGTTCGTCGACCGCCTGTTACGGCCGCGCCTCACGATCTTCACCCAAGGGGCCGGAATCTACGCCGTCGCCATCGGATGCATCGTCATCGCCGCCGCGATGCCGGTCATGGAGCTGGTCCCCTTCAGCGCCAACGGCGCCGGCGCCGCCCTGACCGCCTTCGGTTTATCGCTGATCGCCCGTGACGGGCTCCTGGCGCTGCTTGCTTTCCTGTTTACGGCCGCCACCTTCGGATTGGCCGTTTATCACCTGTTTTGA
- a CDS encoding FKBP-type peptidyl-prolyl cis-trans isomerase, producing the protein MLFRFIAIVGLGLLSVSVYAADKSDLKTQKDKVSYSIGLDIGRNLKDQSIEVDPKLLSQGIQDAISGKHLLTDEEIQKVMATFQQEMQAKVAAQAKVIGDKNLKEGNAFLDENKKKKGVVTLPSGLQYKIITAGKGKKPKATDTVVTHYRGTLIDGTEFDSSHKRGEPASFPVEGVIPGWTEALQLMPVGSKWQLVVPPSLAYGPRGAGQAIGPNATLVFEVELLSIQEAGKTPQ; encoded by the coding sequence ATGTTATTTCGATTCATCGCAATTGTTGGTTTGGGACTTCTGTCCGTTTCGGTTTACGCGGCCGATAAATCGGATCTTAAAACGCAAAAGGACAAAGTCAGCTACAGCATCGGATTGGATATCGGGAGAAATTTAAAAGACCAGTCGATCGAGGTCGACCCGAAACTACTGTCGCAAGGGATCCAGGATGCGATCTCCGGAAAACATCTTCTGACCGACGAGGAAATCCAGAAGGTCATGGCGACGTTTCAACAGGAGATGCAGGCCAAGGTCGCCGCGCAGGCCAAAGTGATCGGGGATAAAAACCTGAAAGAAGGGAATGCCTTCCTTGATGAGAACAAGAAGAAAAAGGGGGTCGTGACCCTCCCCAGCGGCCTACAGTATAAAATCATCACCGCCGGTAAAGGGAAGAAGCCCAAGGCCACCGATACCGTCGTCACCCACTATCGAGGGACGCTCATTGACGGGACCGAATTCGACAGTTCGCACAAGCGGGGGGAGCCGGCCAGCTTTCCTGTGGAAGGGGTGATCCCCGGCTGGACCGAGGCGCTGCAGCTGATGCCGGTCGGCTCGAAGTGGCAGCTCGTGGTTCCGCCCTCTCTGGCTTACGGCCCCCGGGGCGCCGGACAGGCGATCGGACCGAACGCGACGCTGGTTTTCGAAGTGGAGCTGCTCTCGATTCAGGAAGCGGGAAAAACACCCCAATAA
- a CDS encoding RNA polymerase sigma factor, whose translation MGQDAAEKMREVVDGVYRSDSRRVLATLIRLLGDFDLAEEAMHDAFAAAVEQWRREGVPKNPAAWLISTGRFKAIDGMRRRARFDASLGEIARSLEAAASDTSGWENESVEDDRLRLIFTCSHPALPPDARIALTLREVCGLTTEEIARAFLTAPPTVAQRIVRAKRKIKDAGIPYQVPSQRDLPDRLDAVLRVIYLVFNEGYSASSGSSLTRHDLSGEAIRLGRLLIELLPEPEAMGLLALMLIQESRRAARASPEGDLILLDNQDRSLWNRDQIAEGTALVERALSSRRFGPYTLQAAIAAVHAEAPTAAATDWAQIVGLYDVLLRVEPSPVIELNRAVAVAMRDGPSAGLPLIDALLASGELEEYHLAHSARADLCRRLGRTAEARASYERALALTQQAPERRFLQRRLEELPD comes from the coding sequence ATGGGTCAAGATGCAGCCGAAAAAATGCGCGAGGTCGTGGACGGTGTTTACCGCTCCGACTCGCGTCGCGTCCTCGCCACCCTGATCCGGCTGCTCGGCGATTTTGATTTGGCCGAGGAGGCGATGCACGACGCCTTCGCCGCGGCGGTGGAGCAGTGGCGGCGGGAGGGGGTGCCGAAGAATCCGGCGGCGTGGCTCATTTCGACCGGCCGCTTCAAAGCGATCGACGGGATGCGCCGGCGCGCCCGGTTCGACGCGTCGCTCGGGGAGATCGCCAGGAGTCTGGAGGCCGCCGCGAGTGATACGTCCGGATGGGAAAATGAAAGTGTCGAGGACGACCGCCTCCGCCTGATTTTCACCTGCAGCCATCCCGCCCTCCCCCCCGACGCCCGGATCGCGCTGACGCTGCGCGAAGTCTGCGGCCTCACGACGGAAGAGATCGCCCGCGCCTTCCTGACCGCCCCTCCCACGGTGGCGCAGCGGATCGTCCGCGCCAAGAGAAAAATCAAGGACGCGGGCATTCCCTATCAGGTGCCGTCGCAGCGCGATCTTCCCGACCGGCTCGACGCCGTCCTTCGTGTCATCTACCTGGTTTTCAACGAGGGTTATTCGGCGTCGTCGGGGAGTTCGCTGACGCGGCACGACCTTTCGGGCGAGGCGATCCGGCTCGGAAGGCTTCTCATCGAGTTGCTCCCGGAGCCCGAGGCGATGGGGCTTCTGGCGCTGATGCTGATTCAGGAGTCGCGGCGCGCCGCGCGCGCCTCCCCGGAAGGGGATTTGATCCTGCTCGACAACCAGGACCGCTCGCTCTGGAACCGGGATCAAATTGCGGAGGGGACGGCGCTGGTGGAGCGGGCTTTGTCGTCGCGCCGGTTCGGCCCCTACACGCTCCAAGCGGCGATCGCGGCGGTCCATGCCGAGGCGCCGACCGCCGCGGCGACCGACTGGGCCCAGATCGTCGGACTCTACGACGTGCTGCTGCGGGTGGAGCCCTCCCCCGTCATTGAATTGAACCGCGCCGTGGCGGTGGCGATGCGCGACGGCCCATCGGCCGGTCTCCCCCTCATCGACGCTCTCCTTGCAAGCGGCGAGCTGGAGGAGTACCACCTGGCGCACTCGGCGCGGGCCGATCTCTGCCGCCGGCTGGGGAGAACAGCGGAAGCCCGCGCCTCCTACGAACGGGCCCTTGCCCTCACGCAGCAAGCGCCGGAACGGCGGTTTCTCCAACGGCGGCTGGAGGAGCTGCCGGACTGA
- a CDS encoding efflux RND transporter permease subunit: MKGFTDIFVRRPVLAIVVNVLIIIAGLQAWKTLSVRQYPRSENASVTIATVYIGASADVVRGFITTAIERSIASADGIDYVESKSLLGLSLVTARLKLNYDATRALADITAKVNQVRNELPAEAEVPSISVQSADSEFAAAYLSFASDALTQSEITDYVVRAIQPRLASLAGVQKAEIIGARTFAMRVWLKPAQMAALNVSPAQIRAALAANNFLAAVGNTKGAFVQVNLTANTDLHTVEEFKQLVIRRENDTIVRLQDVADVEMGAEDYDTEVRFTGQTAIFIGIFPLPHANTIDVVERVRAELDSIRRDLPKGLEGRVAYDASEYISSAIHEVLGTLTETLIIVVIVIFFFLGSFRSALVPILAIPVSLIGSVFLMQSFGFTLNLLTLLAIVLSVGLVVDDAIVVVENVERHLREGRTPFQAALVGARELIGPVIAMTITLAAVYTPIGLQGGFTGALFREFALTLAGAVTISGIVALTLSPMMAAKLLRGADREERGFTGWINHRFDRLRRGYGGMLDRTMRARPAVYTVWIALSLLTVPMYLFSPKELAPVEDQGFMFGIINNAANASADQKSHFGRAAEQAFLSTPERDVTFQILMSPSDPFAAAMGVGGFSGMVVKPWEQRDRSISQILPEVQGKLSAIPGLQIFAARPPALPGGGNFPVEFIIASTAEPERMLEAAQQLQMKAMESGLFYFPPEIDLKYDQPQSEIVIDHQKVATLGLNNAQIGADLGAALGGDYVNRFNIAGRAYKVIPQIARADRLNPDQLKEIYVTGPDNRLIPLSAIATIRDGTVPRSLNRFQQMNAIKLSGMTAQLDEGLKVLENAARDILPPGYTINYTGESRQLRTEGGKFLPALGLAILLIFLVLAVQFNSFRDPLVILLGSVPLAMFGALIFTVLKMPNPDLPYWTDGWTTTMNIYAQVGLVTLVGLVAKNGILIVEFANKLQEGGADKRSAVKEAAMTRLRPVLMTSVATVAGHFPLTLVSGPGAAARNSIGLVLVGGMIIGTIFTLFVVPSLYMLMAKQHHADRTAAPQLQPVEAAKS, from the coding sequence ATGAAAGGCTTTACCGACATATTCGTGCGCCGTCCGGTCCTCGCGATCGTGGTCAATGTGCTGATCATCATCGCCGGCCTGCAAGCCTGGAAGACGCTGAGCGTCCGCCAATATCCCCGAAGCGAAAACGCCTCGGTGACGATCGCGACCGTCTACATCGGCGCCAGCGCCGACGTGGTGCGCGGTTTCATCACCACCGCGATCGAGCGTTCGATCGCCTCCGCGGACGGCATCGATTACGTCGAATCGAAAAGTCTCCTCGGCCTCTCCCTCGTCACCGCGCGCCTGAAGCTCAACTACGACGCCACCCGCGCGCTCGCCGACATCACCGCGAAGGTGAATCAGGTTCGAAACGAGCTGCCCGCGGAGGCGGAGGTCCCTTCCATCAGCGTGCAGTCGGCCGACTCGGAGTTCGCGGCCGCTTACCTGAGCTTTGCGTCCGACGCCCTGACGCAGAGTGAAATCACCGATTACGTGGTGCGCGCGATTCAGCCCCGCCTCGCTTCGCTCGCGGGGGTGCAGAAGGCGGAGATCATCGGCGCCCGCACCTTCGCGATGCGGGTCTGGTTGAAGCCGGCGCAGATGGCGGCGTTGAACGTCAGCCCCGCGCAGATCCGCGCGGCGCTGGCGGCGAATAACTTTCTCGCCGCCGTCGGCAATACGAAAGGGGCGTTCGTTCAGGTCAATCTGACCGCCAACACCGACTTGCACACGGTGGAGGAGTTCAAACAGCTTGTCATCCGGCGGGAGAACGATACCATCGTCCGGCTGCAGGACGTCGCCGACGTCGAGATGGGGGCGGAGGATTACGACACGGAGGTCCGTTTTACCGGACAGACGGCGATTTTCATCGGAATTTTTCCGCTCCCCCACGCCAACACCATCGACGTGGTCGAACGGGTCCGCGCGGAGCTCGATTCGATCCGGCGCGATCTGCCGAAGGGTCTCGAGGGGAGGGTCGCCTATGATGCTTCCGAGTACATCAGCAGCGCCATTCACGAAGTGCTCGGCACCCTCACCGAAACGTTGATCATTGTCGTCATCGTCATCTTTTTCTTTCTCGGCTCCTTCCGATCGGCGCTGGTGCCGATCCTCGCCATCCCTGTCTCTCTCATCGGCAGCGTCTTTTTGATGCAGTCGTTCGGTTTCACCCTCAACCTGCTCACGCTGCTCGCCATCGTGCTCTCGGTCGGTCTGGTCGTGGACGACGCCATCGTCGTGGTCGAGAATGTCGAACGCCACCTGCGCGAAGGGCGCACGCCGTTCCAGGCCGCGCTGGTCGGAGCGCGCGAGCTGATCGGGCCGGTCATCGCGATGACGATCACCCTCGCCGCGGTCTACACGCCGATCGGCCTGCAAGGGGGCTTCACGGGGGCGCTCTTTCGCGAATTCGCCCTCACCCTCGCGGGGGCCGTCACGATTTCCGGCATCGTGGCGCTGACGCTCTCGCCGATGATGGCGGCGAAACTGCTCCGCGGCGCGGACCGGGAAGAGCGCGGCTTCACCGGTTGGATCAATCACCGCTTCGACCGTCTGCGCCGGGGGTATGGGGGGATGCTCGACCGGACGATGCGGGCCCGTCCCGCGGTCTATACCGTCTGGATCGCCCTCAGCCTGCTGACGGTCCCGATGTATCTCTTTTCACCCAAAGAGCTGGCGCCGGTGGAGGACCAAGGGTTCATGTTCGGCATCATCAACAACGCGGCGAACGCGTCGGCGGACCAGAAGAGCCATTTCGGCCGCGCCGCCGAGCAGGCGTTTCTCTCGACACCCGAGCGGGATGTGACCTTTCAGATCCTCATGTCCCCCTCGGATCCATTCGCCGCGGCGATGGGGGTCGGCGGATTCAGCGGGATGGTCGTGAAACCGTGGGAGCAGCGCGACCGTTCCATCTCGCAGATCTTGCCCGAGGTGCAGGGCAAGCTCTCCGCCATTCCCGGCTTGCAGATCTTCGCCGCCAGACCCCCCGCGCTGCCGGGCGGCGGCAACTTCCCGGTCGAATTCATCATCGCGTCGACCGCCGAGCCGGAGCGGATGCTGGAAGCGGCGCAGCAGCTTCAGATGAAAGCGATGGAAAGCGGCCTTTTTTATTTCCCGCCGGAGATCGACCTGAAATACGACCAGCCGCAGTCGGAAATCGTCATCGACCATCAGAAGGTCGCAACCCTCGGTCTGAACAACGCCCAGATCGGCGCCGATCTGGGCGCCGCGCTCGGCGGCGACTACGTCAACCGCTTCAACATCGCGGGACGCGCCTACAAGGTGATCCCGCAGATCGCGCGCGCCGATCGGCTCAATCCCGATCAACTGAAAGAGATCTACGTCACCGGACCGGACAACCGGCTCATTCCGCTGAGTGCGATCGCGACCATCCGCGACGGCACGGTGCCGCGCTCGCTCAACCGCTTCCAGCAGATGAATGCGATCAAGCTTTCCGGAATGACCGCCCAGCTCGACGAAGGGCTGAAGGTTCTCGAAAATGCCGCGCGCGACATTTTGCCCCCCGGCTACACGATCAACTACACCGGCGAATCGCGGCAGCTTCGCACCGAAGGGGGGAAGTTCCTTCCGGCGCTGGGGCTTGCGATTCTGTTGATCTTCCTGGTGCTCGCGGTGCAGTTCAACTCGTTCCGCGACCCGCTGGTGATCCTTCTGGGGTCGGTGCCGTTGGCGATGTTCGGTGCCTTGATCTTCACCGTCCTGAAGATGCCCAACCCCGATCTTCCCTACTGGACCGACGGTTGGACCACGACGATGAACATCTACGCGCAGGTCGGGCTGGTGACCCTCGTCGGGCTGGTCGCGAAAAACGGCATCCTCATCGTCGAATTCGCCAACAAGCTTCAAGAGGGGGGCGCCGACAAGCGGTCGGCCGTCAAAGAAGCGGCGATGACCCGTTTGCGCCCCGTCTTGATGACCTCTGTGGCGACCGTCGCGGGCCACTTCCCGCTGACGCTGGTCAGCGGTCCGGGCGCCGCGGCGCGCAATTCGATCGGCCTGGTCCTGGTCGGCGGGATGATCATCGGGACGATCTTTACCCTCTTTGTGGTGCCGTCGCTCTACATGCTCATGGCCAAGCAGCACCACGCCGACCGCACCGCCGCGCCGCAGCTCCAACCGGTCGAGGCGGCGAAGTCCTGA
- a CDS encoding efflux RND transporter periplasmic adaptor subunit, producing the protein MMDTRNGGRGDREGSLKRLRWVILGVVIVLPIAGGLIGMKALQFKAMGDAAAQQVMPPERVNAAEVREEQWQPRVSSVGTVMAVQGTVVRAESEGIVREIAFDAGAVVKAGDLLAQLDVDIEQTQLRAAEAAAELARLSFKRAKELIESDGISQAQYDSAASNLKQADAQLDNIRAVIAKKTVRAPFSGKLGIRQISVGQLLQRGSPVVSLHSLDPVYVDFSLPQQQLGDPVEGLKVAVASDAFPKQSFEGKITAVNPEIDPATRNVRVQATLANPGGRLRPGMFVSVEMILARSEKVLLIPATAVVHAPFGDSVFVIEEGPAGPGGAKPLVVRQQFVRLGARQGDFVVVTEGLKIGERVVSTGVFKLRPEMSVVIDNTLAPPFTLTPKPGNS; encoded by the coding sequence ATGATGGATACAAGAAACGGAGGGCGCGGCGACCGGGAAGGGAGCCTGAAGCGACTCCGTTGGGTCATTCTCGGCGTGGTGATCGTCCTGCCGATTGCCGGCGGCCTCATCGGGATGAAGGCGCTCCAGTTCAAGGCGATGGGGGACGCCGCCGCCCAACAGGTCATGCCGCCCGAGCGGGTTAATGCCGCCGAGGTGCGCGAAGAGCAGTGGCAGCCGCGCGTTTCCTCGGTCGGAACGGTCATGGCCGTTCAGGGAACGGTGGTCCGGGCCGAATCCGAGGGGATCGTCCGCGAGATCGCGTTCGATGCGGGCGCCGTGGTGAAGGCCGGTGATCTGCTGGCGCAGCTCGACGTCGACATCGAGCAGACGCAGCTGCGCGCGGCCGAAGCGGCGGCCGAATTGGCGCGCCTCTCCTTCAAACGGGCCAAAGAGCTTATCGAAAGCGACGGCATCTCCCAGGCCCAGTATGATTCGGCCGCCAGCAACCTCAAGCAGGCCGACGCCCAATTGGACAACATCCGGGCGGTCATCGCCAAGAAGACGGTGCGCGCCCCCTTCTCCGGCAAGCTCGGCATCCGGCAGATCAGCGTCGGGCAGCTTCTCCAGAGAGGGAGCCCGGTGGTGTCGCTTCACTCCCTCGATCCGGTTTACGTCGATTTCTCATTGCCGCAGCAGCAATTGGGCGATCCGGTCGAAGGGCTGAAGGTGGCCGTGGCGTCCGACGCTTTTCCAAAGCAATCGTTCGAGGGGAAGATCACGGCGGTGAATCCGGAGATCGATCCCGCGACGAGAAACGTCCGGGTCCAGGCGACCTTGGCCAATCCCGGCGGCCGGCTGCGGCCCGGCATGTTCGTCTCGGTCGAGATGATTCTCGCGCGGTCGGAAAAGGTGTTGCTCATTCCGGCGACCGCGGTGGTTCACGCCCCCTTCGGCGACTCTGTTTTTGTCATTGAAGAGGGACCGGCCGGTCCGGGCGGAGCGAAACCGCTCGTTGTCCGGCAGCAGTTCGTCCGCCTCGGCGCGCGACAGGGGGACTTTGTCGTCGTGACCGAAGGCCTTAAAATCGGGGAGAGAGTCGTCTCCACCGGCGTTTTCAAGCTTCGGCCGGAGATGTCGGTGGTCATCGACAACACGCTGGCCCCCCCCTTCACATTAACGCCGAAGCCCGGCAACAGCTAA
- a CDS encoding DUF1428 domain-containing protein, producing the protein MAKYVDGFVIPIPKKNLQAYRRIAQKAGKIWREYGALEYRECAGDDLKVQMGVPFTRLVKLKPGETVVFAWIVYKSRAHRDSVNAKVMKDPRLHMDPKAMPFDFKRMTYGGFKALVDL; encoded by the coding sequence ATGGCGAAGTATGTCGACGGTTTTGTCATACCGATCCCGAAGAAAAACCTGCAAGCTTACCGCCGGATCGCTCAGAAGGCGGGGAAGATCTGGCGGGAGTACGGCGCTCTGGAATACCGGGAATGCGCCGGAGACGACCTGAAGGTGCAGATGGGGGTGCCGTTCACCCGTCTGGTCAAGCTGAAGCCGGGTGAGACGGTGGTCTTCGCGTGGATCGTTTACAAATCGCGCGCGCATCGCGACAGCGTCAACGCCAAAGTGATGAAAGACCCGCGCCTACATATGGACCCCAAGGCGATGCCTTTTGATTTCAAACGGATGACCTACGGCGGGTTTAAGGCCTTGGTCGACCTCTGA
- a CDS encoding YciI family protein codes for MKYMLLIYLEEKTLSETEREACYKESTQLAHDLKSNGRYLSANPLHPISMATSVRVRDGKRLVTDGPFAETREQLGGYFLVDAKDLDEAIAIAERIPMARKGTVEVRPVIEMPGLPTE; via the coding sequence ATGAAATACATGTTGCTGATTTACCTTGAGGAAAAAACGTTGAGCGAGACCGAGCGGGAGGCGTGTTACAAGGAATCGACGCAACTCGCGCACGATTTAAAATCGAACGGGCGATACCTCTCCGCCAATCCGTTGCATCCGATCTCGATGGCGACCAGCGTCCGGGTCCGCGACGGAAAACGTCTGGTGACCGATGGGCCGTTCGCCGAGACGCGCGAACAGCTGGGCGGCTACTTCCTCGTCGACGCAAAGGATCTCGACGAAGCGATCGCCATCGCCGAGCGGATTCCGATGGCGCGCAAAGGGACGGTCGAGGTCCGGCCGGTGATCGAGATGCCGGGCTTGCCGACGGAATAA
- a CDS encoding VOC family protein, which translates to MATKIFVNLPVKDLKKSIDFFTHLGFTFNPQFTDETATCMIVSEENFVMLLTEEKFKSFTPKPVCDATKSTEVLLALSLESREKVDEIVRRAVAAGGTTYKEPQDHGFMYAHGFQDLDGHIWEPFFMEPSAINQANEGSR; encoded by the coding sequence ATGGCGACGAAAATTTTCGTGAATCTACCGGTCAAAGATCTCAAGAAGTCGATTGACTTTTTTACCCACCTCGGCTTCACCTTCAACCCCCAATTCACCGACGAGACGGCGACCTGCATGATCGTGAGCGAGGAGAACTTCGTGATGCTCTTGACCGAAGAGAAGTTTAAGAGCTTTACGCCGAAACCGGTTTGCGATGCGACCAAAAGCACCGAAGTGCTCCTCGCTTTATCGTTGGAGAGCCGGGAGAAAGTCGATGAAATCGTCCGCAGGGCGGTCGCCGCCGGGGGAACGACTTACAAGGAGCCGCAAGACCACGGCTTTATGTACGCGCATGGGTTTCAAGATCTCGACGGCCACATCTGGGAGCCGTTCTTCATGGAGCCGAGCGCGATCAACCAGGCTAACGAGGGATCGAGATGA
- a CDS encoding YciI family protein, translated as MRYMIIVKASKDSEAGVMPEEKLIAEMATYHEELAKAGVLVDGAGLQASAKGFKIKYSGNKRTVVDGPFTETKEMIAGYTIINVKSREEAVEWAKRFPNPHGEGAETEIEVRRFFELEDFEPSEAVERHRKIKTVLPRKK; from the coding sequence ATGCGATACATGATCATCGTCAAGGCGAGCAAAGACTCGGAGGCCGGCGTGATGCCGGAGGAGAAGCTCATCGCCGAGATGGCGACCTACCACGAGGAGCTGGCGAAGGCCGGCGTCCTGGTCGACGGCGCCGGCTTGCAGGCAAGCGCGAAGGGGTTCAAAATCAAATATTCCGGAAACAAACGGACCGTGGTCGACGGCCCCTTTACCGAAACAAAAGAGATGATCGCCGGCTACACGATCATCAATGTAAAGTCGCGGGAAGAGGCGGTCGAATGGGCCAAGCGCTTCCCCAACCCGCACGGCGAAGGGGCGGAGACGGAGATCGAGGTTCGCCGGTTCTTCGAGCTGGAGGACTTCGAGCCGAGCGAGGCGGTGGAGCGGCATCGGAAAATAAAGACGGTTCTTCCGCGGAAGAAGTAA
- a CDS encoding YciI family protein, producing the protein MKYICLIYFDEKKLEAMSKSELDAFMEECLACDVQLKKSGHAIACQVLEPIQSATTVRVRKGRVSIMDGPFAETKEQLGGFVLINARDLNEAIQVASKIPPARLGSVEVRPIGESNHTLLGA; encoded by the coding sequence ATGAAATATATCTGCCTGATCTATTTCGATGAAAAGAAACTGGAAGCGATGTCCAAAAGCGAATTGGACGCCTTTATGGAGGAGTGCCTGGCCTGCGACGTGCAACTCAAGAAGAGCGGGCATGCCATTGCCTGCCAAGTCCTCGAACCGATTCAGTCCGCCACCACCGTCCGGGTCCGGAAGGGAAGGGTGTCGATCATGGACGGCCCCTTCGCCGAAACAAAGGAACAGCTCGGCGGGTTCGTCCTCATCAATGCCCGGGACCTGAACGAGGCGATCCAGGTCGCCTCGAAAATTCCGCCGGCGCGCCTGGGGAGCGTCGAAGTCCGGCCGATCGGCGAATCAAACCACACGTTGCTTGGAGCGTGA
- a CDS encoding YgiT-type zinc finger protein codes for MTCEFCGGQTAKKKVKKQHWLHGRLYIVENVEAEVCSECGERYFHAKTLDEIDRLLETSHEVKERIEVEVVTL; via the coding sequence ATGACTTGCGAATTTTGTGGCGGACAAACAGCAAAGAAGAAAGTAAAAAAACAGCACTGGCTTCACGGCAGATTGTATATCGTTGAAAATGTGGAAGCAGAGGTCTGCTCCGAATGCGGAGAGCGATACTTTCACGCAAAGACCCTGGATGAAATCGATCGGCTTCTTGAAACCTCACATGAGGTAAAGGAGCGTATCGAAGTGGAAGTCGTGACACTATAA
- a CDS encoding DUF4258 domain-containing protein: MTTIQRIRQKVIDREYYLSSHAEDEMLDDRLGRDDVENAIQKGRVEKRFTKDQRGTRYRIGGPSKDGRPIHVICRFNEEGNLVIITTYALGEET; encoded by the coding sequence ATGACGACAATACAGAGAATCCGACAGAAGGTCATTGATAGGGAATATTATCTCTCATCCCATGCCGAAGATGAAATGCTGGATGATCGGTTGGGACGGGACGATGTCGAGAATGCCATCCAAAAAGGAAGGGTTGAGAAAAGATTCACAAAGGATCAGAGAGGAACAAGATACCGGATCGGAGGGCCGTCGAAGGACGGAAGACCCATTCATGTTATTTGTAGGTTCAATGAAGAGGGAAACCTTGTTATAATAACAACATATGCATTAGGGGAAGAAACATGA